Proteins from one Camelina sativa cultivar DH55 chromosome 8, Cs, whole genome shotgun sequence genomic window:
- the LOC104707129 gene encoding GDP-mannose 3,5-epimerase — protein sequence MGTSNGTDYGAYTYKELERELYWPSEKLKISITGAGGFIASHIARRLKHEGHYVIASDWKKNEHMTEDMFCDEFHLVDLRVMENCLKVTEGVDHVFNLAADMGGMGFIQSNHSVIMYNNTMISFNMIEAARINGIKRFFYASSACIYPEFKQLETTNVSLKESDAWPAEPQDAYGLEKLATEELCKHYNKDFGIECRIGRFHNIYGPFGTWKGGREKAPAAFCRKALTSTDRFEMWGDGLQTRSFTFIDECIEGVLRLTKSDFREPVNIGSDEMVSMNEMAEMVLSFEEKKLPIHHIPGPEGVRGRNSDNNLIKEKLGWAPNMRLKEGLRITYFWIKEQIEKEKAKGSDVTLYGSSKVVGTQAPIQLGSLRAADGKE from the exons ATGGGAACTAGCAATGGAACTGACTATGGTGCTTACACATACAAGGAGCTTGAGAGAGAGCTTTATTGGCCATCTGAGAAGCTCAAGATATCAATTACTGGCGCTGGAGGTTTCATTGCATCTCACATTGCTCGTCGTTTGAAGCACGAAGGGCATTACGTTATTGCTTCTGACTGGAAGAAGAATGAGCATATGACTGAAGATATGTTCTGTGATGAGTTCCACCTTGTTGATCTCAGGGTTATGGAGAATTGTCTCAAGGTTACTGAAGGAGTTGATCATGTCTTTAACTTGGCTGCTGATATGGGTGGTATGGGTTTTATCCAGTCCAACCACTCCGTCATCATGTATAACAACACTATGATCAGTTTCAACATGATTGAGGCTGCTAGGATCAATGGGATTAAGAG GTTCTTCTATGCTTCTAGTGCGTGTATCTATCCAGAGTTCAAGCAGCTGGAAACTACTAACGTGAGCCTGAAGGAGTCAGATGCTTGGCCTGCAGAG CCTCAAGATGCTTATGGTTTGGAGAAACTTGCAACCGAGGAGTTGTGCAAGCATTACAACAAAGATTTTGGGATTGAGTGCCGCATTGGAAGGTTCCATAACATTTATGGTCCTTTTGGAACATGGAAAG GCGGAAGGGAGAAGGCTCCTGCTGCTTTCTGCAGAAAGGCTCTCACCTCCACTGATAGGTTCGAGATGTGGGGAGATGGGCTTCAAACCCGCTCATTTACCTTCATCGATGAGTGCATTGAAGGTGTACTCAG gtTGACAAAATCAGATTTCCGTGAGCCTGTGAACATCGGAAGCGATGAAATGGTCAGCATGAATGAGATGGCTGAGATGGTTCTCAGTTTTGAGGAGAAGAAGCTTCCAATTCACCACATTCCGGGCCCAGAAGGTGTCCGTGGCCGTAACTCAGACAACAATCTCATCAAAGAAAAGCTTGGTTGGGCTCCAAATATGAGATTGAAG GAGGGGCTTAGAATAACCTACTTCTGGATAAAGGAACAGATcgagaaagagaaagcaaaaggaAGCGATGTTACGCTTTACGGGTCATCAAAGGTGGTTGGAACTCAAGCACCGATTCAGTTGGGCTCACTCCGTGCGGCTGATGGAAAAGAGTGA
- the LOC104709508 gene encoding replication protein A 70 kDa DNA-binding subunit C-like, with amino-acid sequence MAAAYAYLRDVKPYKTSWKVQVRVLHSWKTYSTRFGETFDMMLSDVQGTKIHASVKKDLISRFENKVVTGQWRTVENFGLSIATGQFKPTAHRYKMSFITQTIVSRMDSVSDDPYLTLSPFVSVLSDNLNENHMIDIVGQIVNVGEMETIDVNNRPTKKISFELRDESDDRLPCTLWGTFTAQVHSACEPDAQARVICLVRFAKIKTYNVEI; translated from the exons atgGCTGCAGCTTATGCTTACCTTCGAGACGTTAAACCTTACAAGACTTCTTGGAAGGTCCAAGTCAGGGTCCTTCATTCATGGAAGACCTACTCAACAAGGTTTGGTGAAACTTTCGATATGATGCTCTCAGATGTCCAA GGGACGAAGATTCACGCTTCTGTCAAGAAAGACTTGATCAGTCGTTTTGAAAACAAGGTCGTGACCGGGCAATGGAGAACTGTCGAGAACTTTGGTTTGAGTATCGCCACTGGTCAATTCAAGCCTACTGCCCATCGTTACAAGATGTCTTTCATCACTCAAACCATTGTCAGTAGGATGGACTCTGTGTCTGATGATCCGTATTTAACTCTTTCCCCATTTGTTTCTGTCCTGTCCGACAACCTGAATGAAAACCATATGATAG ATATTGTTGGTCAAATTGTGAATGTTGGAGAGATGGAAACCATCGATGTCAACAACAGACCCACTAAGAAGATCAGTTTTGAGCTTCGGGATGAGAG TGATGATAGACTACCATGCACTTTGTGGGGTACATTCACTGCGCAAGTGCATAGTGCTTGTGAACCTGATGCTCAAGCACGTGTTATTTGTCTGGTGAGATTTGCGAAAATCAAGACTTACAATG TCGAGATTTAA